A part of Salvelinus alpinus chromosome 23, SLU_Salpinus.1, whole genome shotgun sequence genomic DNA contains:
- the penka gene encoding proenkephalin a: MAVPGNSLWRLLLCAYFALTVGADCEKDCALCLNRILGQQTAINTLTCSIECEGSLDTTKLRLCRDVLLEEEPVAVDEIKQEEVEDEQHQLAKKYGGFMKRYGGFMIRRSPPVQDGGVQGGQNNPVAEEEDIRLEILKILNSEAEGQRDGELAKRYGGFMRRGGDFGALEVVGRPLKKRYGGFMRRVGRPEWLEDQKNKGGLLKRSWEGQGVDSPLAEIQKKYGGFMD; this comes from the exons ATGGCTGTCCCGGGGAACTCACTATGGAGGCTGCTTCTCTGTGCGTATTTTGCGCTCACGGTCGGAGCGGACTGCGAGAAGGACTGTGCGCTCTGCCTCAACCGCATACTGGGACAACAGACGGCAATTAACACCCTG ACATGCTCAATAGAATGTGAGGGTAGCCTGGACACCACGAAGCTCCGCCTCTGCCGAGACGTCCTATTGGAGGAGGAGCCTGTCGCTGTTGACGAAATCAAACAGGAAGAGGTGGAGGACGAGCAGCACCAGCTGGCCAAGAAGTATGGCGGCTTCATGAAGCGCTACGGGGGGTTCATGATCAGGAGGAGCCCACCCGTACAGGATGGAGGAGTGCAGGGAGGACAGAACAACCCAGTGGCTGAGGAAGAGGACATCCGTCTGGAGATCCTGAAGATCCTGAATTCAGAGGCCGAGGGGCAGAGGGACGGAGAGTTGGCCAAGCGCTACGGGGGGTtcatgaggagagggggggactTCGGGGCTCTGGAGGTGGTGGGCAGGCCATTGAAGAAGCGTTATGGGGGCTTCATGAGGAGGGTAGGGAGGCCTGAGTGGCTGGAGGATCAGAAGAACAAGGGGGGGCTCCTGAAACGCTCCTGGGAGGGGCAGGGGGTTGACTCCCCCCTGGCTGAGATACAGAAGAAATATGGCGGATTCATGGACTAG
- the LOC139551269 gene encoding epidermal retinol dehydrogenase 2-like, giving the protein MRLAAECEGRLKTRMSSVERRRYKISKKKNVTGEIILITGAGSGIGRLMAEKFARLGVSLDLWDVNQEGMKETARLVKEKGATRVHHYQCDCSDKAEVYRVADQVKREVGDVSILINNAGIVTGRNLMDTPESLIEKTIEVNTMAHFWTYKAFLSVMTTNNHGHLVSVVSSAGLIGVNGLADKSPTMHVCA; this is encoded by the exons ATGCGCCTCGCCGCGGAGTGCGAAGGTCGATTAAAGACCCGAATGTCCAGTGTTGAAAGGAGGCGATACAAAATATCCAAG AAGAAAAATGTCACCGGGGAAATCATCCTGATCACGGGGGCGGGAAGCGGCATTGGCCGGCTCATGGCAGAAAAGTTTGCCCGCCTTGGCGTCTCTCTGGATCTGTGGGATGTCAACCAGGAGGGCATGAAGGAGACTGCAAGACTAGTGAAGGAGAAAGGGGCAACTAGGGTCCACCACTACCAGTGTGACTGCAGTGACAAGGCGGAGGTCTACAGAGTGGCTGACCAG GtcaagagagaggtgggggatgtGAGCATTCTCATAAACAATGCAGGCATCGTCACAGGCAGGAATTTAATGGACACGCCAGAATCCCTCATTGAGAAAACCATTGAAGTTAACACCATGGCACACTTTTGG ACTTATAAAGCCTTCCTCTCAGTGATGACTACCAACAACCATGGTCACTTGGTCAGCGTTGTTAGTTCAGCTGGTCTGATTGGTGTCAATGGACTTGCAGATAAATCACCTactatgcatgtgtgtgcatga